One Vespula pensylvanica isolate Volc-1 chromosome 1, ASM1446617v1, whole genome shotgun sequence genomic region harbors:
- the LOC122631973 gene encoding sodium- and chloride-dependent GABA transporter 1-like: MPSTGTAGRSKVDRSTSPLSRNPVNPVNQVNPVNPVQELKALFSEPPVRVPSGGKEQDFRFEAIECLQSSVVKETKDLPDRGSWSSKVEFILSVVGLAIGLGNVWRFPYLCYKNGGGAFMVPYFIALALAGIPMFLMELSLGQMMTIGGLGVFKIAPIFKGIGYATCVLSCWTNIYYIIILAWALFYLLVSLQSDVPWRNCGNSWNTNYCITPIDRLKAVCWPDEEDTICATSIGNLSHTLLNDPVKEFWERRTLQISSGVDNVGGIRWELAGTLAVVWIMCYFCIWKGVKWTGKVVYFTSLFPYALLTVLLIRGLTLPGATEGLKYYFTPNLSKLGDPEVWIDAVTQIFFSYALGLGALVALGSYNKYNNNVYKDSLIVCTVNTCTSILSGVVIFSVVGFMAHEQQKPVADVAASGPGLAFLVYPSAVLQLPGASIWSCLFFIMLLLIGLDSQFCTVEGFITAAVDEWPRLLRKRKEIFIAFVCFISYLIGLLCITEGGMYVFQLLDSYAVSGFCLLFLIFFECIAVSWAFGINRFYDGIRDMIGYYPCYWWKICWLFTTPAVCVGVFIFNIIQFVPVKYLTYEYPWWSHLLGCLCGLSSMMCIPSYMIYIWCVTPGTTSEKFRKLVRIEDDIATLRLKLNATKTAAINSGHEL; encoded by the exons ATGCCTTCGACCGGAACGGCTGGACGGTCTAAGGTAGACAGGTCCACCAGCCCTCTTTCAAGGAACCCGGTGAATCCAGTGAACCAGGTTAATCCAGTGAATCCTGTGCAGGAACTGAAGGCCCTTTTTTCCGAGCCACCTGTGAGAGTTCCGAGCGGTGGTAAGGAACAAGATTTCCGATTCGAAGCTATCGAATGTCTACAATCGTCGGTTGTgaaggaaacaaaagattTACCGGATCGAGGATCATGGAGCAGCAAG GTGGAATTCATTTTATCGGTTGTGGGTCTTGCCATCGGTTTAGGAAATGTCTGGCGATTTCCTTATCTTTGTTACAAAAATGGAGGCGGGGCCTTTATGGTTCCTTATTTTATCGCTTTGGCTCTCGCCGGTATACCCATGTTTCTAATGGAACTATCCTTGGGACAAATGATGACCATAGGTGGCCTTGGAGTCTTTAAAATAGCACCGATTTTTAAAG GTATTGGATACGCTACCTGCGTGCTCTCCTGCTggacaaatatttattatattattatactggCGTGGGcactattttatttgttagttTCTCTACAATcag ATGTTCCATGGAGAAATTGCGGCAATTCATGGAATACGAATTATTGCATCACCCCCATAGATCGTCTTAAAGCGGTTTGCTGGCCAGACGAAGAGGACACGATATGTGCTACTTCGATCGGAAACTTGAGCCACACACTTCTCAATGATCCAGTAAAAGAATTTTGGGA GAGGCGCACTCTTCAAATTTCTTCTGGCGTTGATAATGTAGGCGGGATTAGATGGGAATTAGCAGGTACTTTGGCTGTTGTATGGATCATgtgttatttttgtatttggAAAGGAGTAAAATGGACAGGAAAA GTCGTCTATTTCACGTCCTTGTTTCCATACGCATTGCTGACAGTTTTATTGATAAGAGGCTTGACACTGCCAGGTGCGACGGAAGGTCTGAAATATTACTTTACACCAAATCTTAGTAAACTTGGCGATCCAGAG gtATGGATAGATGCAGTGACGCAAATATTCTTCTCTTACGCATTGGGACTAGGTGCTCTTGTTGCGCTCGGAAGTTACaacaaatataacaataatgtttataa AGATTCTCTTATAGTATGCACAGTAAATACATGTACGAGTATACTCAGTGGTGTAGTCATATTTTCTGTAGTGGGTTTTATGGCACACGAACAACAAAAACCAGTTGCCGACGTTGCTGCTTCCG GTCCAGGTTTAGCTTTCTTAGTTTATCCTTCGGCAGTACTTCAATTGCCGGGAGCATCGATCTGGtcgtgtttattttttattatgcttTTATTGATTGGATTGGATAGTCAG TTTTGTACCGTGGAAGGCTTTATAACCGCTGCTGTGGACGAATGGCCTAGACTTCTAAGAAAACGCAAGGAAATATTTATCGCTTTCGTCTGTTTTATCTCATATCTCATTGGTCTTTTATGCATAACCGAA GGAGGAATGTATGTGTTTCAACTTTTGGATTCCTACGCGGTGAGTGGATTTTGTCttctatttttgatatttttcgagTGCATCGCTGTATCATGGGCGTTcggaattaatcgattttatgaTGGCATACGAGATATGATCGGTTACTATCCTTGTTACTGGTGGAAGATATGTTGGCTATTCACTACACCAGCGGTTTGTGTG ggcgtcttcatttttaatattatccaaTTTGTTCCTGTTAAATATCTTACATACGAATACCCATGGTGGAGTCATCTTTTGGGGTGTTTGTGTGGCTTATCTTCTATGATGTGTATTCCTtcttatatgatttatatttggtGTGTTACACCTGGAACTACCTCAGAG aaatttcgaAAGTTGGTAAGAATAGAGGACGATATTGCAACATTACGTTTGAAATTAAATGCTACAAAAACTGCTGCCATTAATTCAGGACATGAATTATAA